The Episyrphus balteatus chromosome 3, idEpiBalt1.1, whole genome shotgun sequence genome segment ggccacaccggagggtatgcggtatagcggtaacgatatttgtactaaaaaaattccacacctgaacgttgatgtgtcagtttggaatttttttcatacaagtaccctcaccgctacccgtacctctacagAATACCCTCcaatgtggccaagcctttattgtAACGCaaacttaaaaacttaaaactcaacacttcattttatattttatattatacatacatatataaataaaaaataataggtacCAGGTATTCAATAgatgtttcaaaaacaaaatttgttttaaaactagTTTAAGGAATTTGACAATTGCAAtactataaaataaataaataaataataggggtattcacgatccgatgcaactgatggtctagtatcattgcaaaagtgtaaaatcttacaacactacaacaacaaaatatatgcattgaaattttacaatggtcttgcacttttgctataccctaaccctattgcaaaataaaaatacaatacagTTTGTCtttatgtcttttttattctttttataatggttgtcgctactcatgtcccgtaatttagttccttttgatgtaaaataattagttaaaattaattaacccgaacaaaacaaagaattaaattacctataaaaaatggaaaaaagaagaagcaacggtggaggaaaaaaacatcattcatgcttcaatatttactatagataagaagaggggcgttcacgatcttttgtaaaaaaaataaaattttacatttttactaggcctgttgcaccagatcacagtacacataaaaaggtaatatattccgaactgacattggtcgccagattgtcaaaacatgacactttggcgaccaatgtcagctaccgaattattaattgtttaaaataccgacggaaaacgcacaaaaaccgataaaccacgcacaccactaatttttaaacaattatttaccattttccgcgatgaaacacgaagaaaatttgttatttttcaatttataatatttttaaatgacattttataaattaaaacaaaaacaaatttcctgtttactgcgattgaaatataaaaattaaaggccgacctggcAGATTGGTGcctatttttgacaaacaaattttgacaacgttcggaatatattaccttattatgtgtactgtggccccagatcgtgaatacccctaatactTAATTAAAAGGTACAAAAGTTAAGAATTTGTAtaatggtgaattttatgtttttgtttcaattgaatggaaaggcttaactacatacaccactttttgaaaaagtacaaaagtgaaaagattttttttctggctatcgCAATTGTTTTATGATAAAGAGTATACAAAGTGTTTTTTaggccaaaaaataagctttctgcatcatttgttttaatttttcatcatgaggaactatacaaaaatgcgtttgaaaattttcacttttgtactttttcacttttttgagccaatgtagttaaggctgaATTCTAAAAAAGTGGCATAGACTAAAAggcattgacttaatatatatggactgctagaagcatattcaggttggttccacttctttcttcgcgatactagcgccctaaaaaaaagcggagaataagtgcaacatttttgaccaagtgcgaaaggaacaaatatagaaaaacagagaaagcactaccttttaacgacagatgtcattcactaaaagtttcctcttttcgccgtctaaggttataccgctagtagagctagaaagatgtggaatcatttttttttcaatttttgtatggaaaagtcaaacgactagcagtccatatatagtaggtcaatgctAAAAGGTAGTGGCTCGGTAGCACAGGCTGAAAAAAGGTGGCATTGTGCCACTAAAGTGGCACAGCGGTAACGCTGGCTAGATGAAATCATGAAATATACCCATCTGTTATAATGACATCTGTCAAAACTTTTCTAgcgatgtgaaaaaaaaattagtagaaTTTTTAGAATACTCGAAACTTGAAGCAGACCCTCGTCtattttgctgatttttaaaatgttttcttcattgtttatttaaattaataactttaaataaacattaacatttttaaactgaaatgCCCAAACCAAGAATATTAGTTTTAGAGCCTTTTTATGGTGGTAGCCACAAGCAACTTATAGAAACGATAATTGAATGTATGATTTTGCActcgataaaaataatttaaagtgcTTACTTTATATTACTTCCATTTTACTATTTAGGTGTACCACCGGGGGAATATGAAGTTTATAGTCTTCCGGCTAAAAAATGGCACTGGAGAGCTCGCACTAGTGCTCTTTATTTTTCCCAAGTCGTCCCAATAGATCATGAATTTAAGGTGATTTTCACCAGCTCCGTATTGAATTTGGCAGAACTTATTGGTACCCGATTGGATTTGATGGCATGtcgaaaaattgtttatttccaTGAAAACCAATTGGTTTATCCAGTGCGTGAGGCAAAGGAAAGAGACTGTCAATATGGACTCAATCAAATCCTAACTTGGTAAGATTGAAAGATGTTTCATATTTTGCTAAGGAATATGTTATAATAGCTCGGCAGTGAGGCCGTCATCTCCAGTATCTTTATTGGGCTAAAGTAGGAGTCGGGGGACAGAAATGTTGGCTTTTATCGTCAACTTTAAATGGTACAATCTGCTTTTGCCTACGGAgtttgtcatcatcatcatcatcgccatTATAGATATTACAGAAGTTATTTCTCCAAACTCTGAGCATCGCTTGTTACTCGACTACTGTGGTTCCTTGTTCGTCTTTGCAGGCTTCAGATATAAACTTATGGTTGATTTGATATTTGGGGTATGAGCTGCACTGAGAAATATAAAACTATATGCCCTCATTTTATAGCTCCATCTCCAAATTAATTCCTTTCAAGAAATTGAgtatttggggtattttcatAGTGTCTTAGGTCCTTAGCAACTAAGGTGTATAAGTGCATTGCAACTGCACCAAATATGGTCTGGTGTTTCTTGTTGTTCATTACAGAATCCACATTTTGCGAGGAGCATTTTGGCTTGTCTCAGTTTTTGGTAGTTTTGcacagtatttttttattttattttttttaataacgtttttaTTCCGAAATACGGTTCGAGTCCCATTCCCCTAGACACCAACGTGCCAAGCCGTAaggtgtatttttattttgttcacaaaGTTAAAGTTTGTGAGCATGGAATCTCTTGGAAAATCAACCAAGTTTCCTTCTGAAGACCTAGAGATTAAGTCTCTTTCTTTGTTGCCTATACATTTTCTAGTCCCAGTTCCTTCCTCGGCAAATCTCATGATGATTTCCTTAGCAGCACTTTCAATTGCAATGTTGAGTGGAGTTAGACTTCATTGCACCGGTGATGCAGACACATGCGAATCTTTGCACTTTATCTATTGATTTCCTAGTTGTTGCAATGTCGGTTCTTTTGTTCCAAGGAACCGCACCATATGTAATTTATAGGTCTTACTTTCCACCTCAATGAATTGCTTGCTTATCTTTTGCATATCATTAAGGTTTCGTAGCTTGTCCTCTTATATCTTAAATGAATTTACAAATAAGGGCTTCTATCAATACGCTCCCAAATACTTTCTCATCATACAGTAAGTATTCGATGGTTGTTTAAAGCAGTggatgcagtgtggagtgcttctcccgaaaGCCAAACTGCATGTCAGGGATAATGTTGTTATCGTTGCAAAACTTCTTAAGCTTTCTGAGTTTCAGTTCTTCTCGgagctttaattaaattgttgagaagAATGCGTGTAATGAAAGATTATGTTCCAAGCACCTTTCTTAGGAATTTCCACGATTATAgcagttttccatttctgcGGGAAGCAGCTGTTTTTGATGCAGTTGTTGAGGATGACTGCGAAGAAGTTCATTATTGTTTGCGAGAGTCTCTTTATGATGAAGTTGGAAATACCATCCGTAAATTGTTGGTGTCAATGACTTCCGGCATTGGTGACAACTTTCCAACGATTTGGTTGATTTTCTTGAAGGCATCAGGTCCGAGCGGTAGTTGGCGTTTATGTGTTCAGGTCCTGTTAGTGAATCTTTTGGGGGCGTTTTCTTTACCGCCGGGCGTCATCGTTTCTTTGTCAAAAGAACATAGGAAAGTCGATGCGTGGAACTACGGCTGTAAAGAGAGGTTTAGAactagaaattattattaataaagtgACTGCCAGTGGAAATCGACCTGGAAGAAAAAATGTGTAATCGTTTCACTTACACTACAGCGGTTTAATTTTCTAGGACTCCGCTATTTCCAAGAACCCAGTAAAGTCTAATATTGTCCTGTGTTCCTACACATAAAGCTGCAagcttcaaatttgtatttcactGGTAGATATcgcttttaattttaatttattgagcATAGCTTCCCTACCCGCTGTAGGGGTGGTTTTCCTTGTTCCATACTTGTTGGCTAAATGTGTAGGAAAATTTTCTACTTTCCAGTACGGTTAATGCAAACGCATTTTCAACTTTTCTGACTACGTTTAAAACGTACTTATGTACGTACCTACCCAGGAGTTTGAACCTTATTCTATGGAGTTCTTCTGGTAGTTGATACTAGGATCTGCACACCTATTTCGCGAAGTACTTACACCTTTACCTATCTCGTTTCTTCTGTCTCCTTCAGGCTTACGCAATAACCCTTTGCAAAATATCGTAATCCATCGGtagtaactttttaaaatttaaaaacaatttttttttttaattttcagcttAGCAGCCGATCAAGTAATTTTCAACTCGAATTTCAATCGTACATCGTTCCTAGAAAGTATCACCCCATTTTTGAACATTCAGCCAGATCTTAAACTAAGAAACATTCAACAAAAAATCGAACCAAAATGCGAAGTTCTTTACTATCCtataaaatttcattcaatGCCCAAAAGACTGATTGCCAACGAAGAACAAAACTCGAACGAAAAGGACTGTCTGCATCTGATATGGCCACACAGATGGGAGCAcgataaaaatccaaaacttttaGTCGAAGTACTCTTAGAGCTCAACAAAAGGCAAGTGGATTTTAAAGTGACTATTTGCGGGGAAAACTATCAATTAGTGCCAGAGGCCTTTGAAGGTATCCAAGAAAAACTTGGCCATAAATTAGTTAATTTCGGTTTCTTGCCCCGTGATAAGTACATGAAGGCTTTGATGTCGGGTGATATTGTAATATCTACAGCTGGCCATGAATTCTATGGTGTTGCCATGtatgttataaataaattttatttattcttttttttttattaatgtaagcttttgtttttctttaggCTTGAAGCTACATATTGCGGATGTATGCCAATAGCACCAAATAAATTGGTGTATCCGGAAATTTATCCAAAAGAAAATCTCTATAATACATCCAATCAACTTATTAAAATGCTCTATAATTGGTTTAGAAATCCAGAAATGTTTCGCAAACAGCGGGAtaagttttttgaatattttacatATGACAAGTACTCGGCTGAATATTTGGTTccaaaatatttggaaaaacttcgaatttaaatttaaaaaaatgggtaAAGCTTTAGCttaccttaatgttttttttttatgaagagcgcacaatttttgtattaaggTTCTTCTTCTTATATTCCAATTGTCTTCCGTTCGATGCTGTtagtaatttttcaaagtttctcttttttcgaaatttttacaGAATGTGTGTTGCAAtaatatgaatttaattttaaaattttgttttttttttcaatttatttttgtttttctttttattttctaaaaataaaaaaaattgttttattttcatttttgttatattgtgcaaaaatataaacttttttatagttaaaaaaaaattcaaacatatttttaatttgaaacattttCGATACGACagaaattaaataacaaaaaaaggtaaGCATCTAAGTATGCAGATTggattaaaaaagaattaaaggAATAGGTATAACATATCCCCTTCACCGAATCTCCACCGGAATTAATAAGCAGTTAAAAAACTTCCAAGAAGGTAATAATCTCCATAAAAAGAAAGAATTATCGAGtaaaataaggaaaatttttaagttaaaaaaaatcacacatacaccacagtgaccctcttAGGCTCCTATTGCGGGTGTCGTTTGTTAATCGATATACGACTTTTGTCGTCAGTCGATCATTGCAAAATGAATTTCGTTATTGTGAATCTCATTTGTGaacgatattttttgttttgttagatATCCCGAAGCCAATCTCGTAATCGGGATAGCAATTCcagtatttctttttaattgcgGGAGAATATATtccatttttaatgtttttgtagaAACTTCTTAGAACCTGTATATAAACTATTTATAACTTTGTTGGGTTAACTGGTTCTAAAGTGCTTGCTGATCCCAAAGTCTAGTACCTGTTTATCTACCAGGGTATTAAGCTGAAACGAGTTAAACCTTAAACTTAATTCTTGTTTATCTACCTCGCATGTCTTGTGGATACCGAAAATAAGCTCGGCATTGTATAACTATTTCTCCCTGTAGCAGTACCTAAAtagtaattgtttttttattcattcttttCTTTGCGGGCGGCTTGTCGTACCTTTTGTATTATTCTATGAGAAAGTAACTCCATTGTTCTATCTTATCCATAAGAGATGAACAATTAACATCGctaagtaaacaaaaattaaactaaaactcACTTTGTTTAAAACGgttaaaactaattaaattttttttattatatagcATTCTTTTCACAGATTCAATTTTCCTAaagtaaatatatataatttatttaatatagttgtaaaaaaaatatttctaaaaagtTTGATAACAAATATTTCCGTGGTGATTTCTGCATATCACCACAACTTTCCGCTGTCTCTCTGTCGATCTCTAGTAGTAACATTTTCCTCActatttttcgttttatttttaaaatttcagtccaaaaataaaaatacaaaacaaagtcTCATCATTCATTTGCACATCCGCACGCAGTGTTTCAATAGTGACAATCAGTCACTGTTGCTTTGGTGCTGAGATTGATTTAGCAGGGCAACGTTGCTGGCTTTAAGTCTGGCAATTGTGGCATTCGATACGGTAGGCAAACATGGTGACATGCAGGGCGTTGAACTGTGACTGGTACTTATATCACACTGATCGAGTAATCGCAGCAATTCCACCATATCCGGACCacctgcatttttatttttatgcccATCTTCCTTCGAATCTAATGATAGACCTGTAGTTAGATCCCACATCTGAATTGCTCCATTGCAATGGCCAGTTAGGATAAAACGTGATCCCATTCTAGATGGACCTTCGAATTCATGAACGCAAAATGACGTTATGGTGGAACCATCAACCGATTTAATAACACACACACGTTCGCCATCTGAAGCATAACGCACATACAGTTGATCGGTTTCTGGGACAACTTTCTGTACGAAAATAGGTTTATCGTATTTCCCGCCAAATGGCCCAAAATCATTTCCAGCTGAATAGGCGTAGTTAGTGTCGGTTGCCTCCAAAGAAACTATCTTAAATGACGCTTTGGGTGTTGAGCCAGGTTGTGTAGAGAGCATACCACGGAAACGAGGTACGCCCCATGTTCGAACGTGATTATATTCACTGCATACAGATATTAGGTATTTTTCCGAAAGAGTGACCTGTCagtgtgaaatatttcaaattaagtATTTCCTACTAAACTGGATCATGAGAGCCTTACTTTTGTCACTGGACTTTGATGTACGCTAAAAGTTTGAAAGAGCTGTGGACCGTGGCCAACAGTTTCGGGATGTTGTACGATTACTCGCACAGAACCTGATTTTGTTCCATAAGCAATTTCTA includes the following:
- the LOC129913881 gene encoding glycosyltransferase-like domain-containing protein 1-like, translating into MPKPRILVLEPFYGGSHKQLIETIIECVPPGEYEVYSLPAKKWHWRARTSALYFSQVVPIDHEFKVIFTSSVLNLAELIGTRLDLMACRKIVYFHENQLVYPVREAKERDCQYGLNQILTCLAADQVIFNSNFNRTSFLESITPFLNIQPDLKLRNIQQKIEPKCEVLYYPIKFHSMPKRLIANEEQNSNEKDCLHLIWPHRWEHDKNPKLLVEVLLELNKRQVDFKVTICGENYQLVPEAFEGIQEKLGHKLVNFGFLPRDKYMKALMSGDIVISTAGHEFYGVAMLEATYCGCMPIAPNKLVYPEIYPKENLYNTSNQLIKMLYNWFRNPEMFRKQRDKFFEYFTYDKYSAEYLVPKYLEKLRI